A portion of the Mycobacterium paraseoulense genome contains these proteins:
- the leuS gene encoding leucine--tRNA ligase, with translation MTDSPTAAPGNNPGAVQTDSDAPTYRYTAALAGRIESTWQENWARLGTFNVPNPVGSLAPTDGTPVPADKLFVQDMFPYPSGEGLHVGHPLGYIATDVYARYYRMTGHNVLHALGFDAFGLPAEQYAVQTGTHPRTRTEANVVNFRRQLGRLGLGHDSRRSFSTTDVEFYKWTQWIFLQIYNAWFDTSARKARPIAELIAEFDSGARRLEDGRDWAALSVGERADVIDSHRLVYRADSMVNWCPGLGTVLANEEVTADGRSDRGNFPVFRKRLRQWMMRITAYADRLLDDLELLDWPDPVKTMQRNWIGRSTGTRALFAAINAGGETVDIEVFTTRPDTMFGATYLVLAPEHDLVDGLIAAGWPEGTDARWTYGAATPGEAVAAYRQAIAAKSDLERQENRDKTGVFLGSYATNPANGKPVPIFIADYVLAGYGTGAIMAVPGHDQRDWDFARELGLPIVEVIAGGDISEAAYPGDGVLVNSGYLDGMDVPAAKEAITARLEADGRGWARIEFKLRDWLFARQRYWGEPFPIVYDGDGRAHALDEAALPVELPDVPDYSPVLFDPDDADSEPSPPLAKATGWVHVDLDLGDGLQPYTRDTNVMPQWAGSSWYELRYTDPHNSERLCAKENEAYWMGPRPDEHGPQDPGGVDLYVGGAEHAVLHLLYARFWHKVLYDLGHVSSREPYRRLVNQGYIQAFAYTDSRGSYVPADEVLERGGRFFYRGPDGEIEVFQEFGKIGKSLKNSISPDEICDEYGADTLRVYEMSMGPLEASRPWATKDVVGAHRFLQRVWRLVVDEQTGETRVVDVAGEQELDVNTLRALHRTIAGVSEDYAALRNNTAAAKLIEYTNHLTKEHRDAVPRAAAEPLVLMLAPLAPHMAEELWLRLGHTTSLAHGPFPEADPAYLVDDSVEYPVQVNGKVRGRVVVAADADQDTLKAAALSDEKVRAFLAGANPRKVIVVPGRLVNLVV, from the coding sequence GTGACCGACTCCCCGACCGCCGCCCCCGGGAACAACCCCGGTGCCGTTCAGACGGACTCCGATGCGCCGACGTATCGTTACACGGCGGCGCTGGCGGGCCGTATCGAGAGCACCTGGCAGGAGAACTGGGCGAGGCTCGGCACGTTCAACGTGCCCAACCCGGTCGGTTCGCTGGCCCCGACGGACGGCACCCCTGTCCCCGCCGACAAGTTGTTCGTGCAGGACATGTTTCCCTATCCCTCGGGCGAGGGACTGCACGTCGGGCACCCGCTGGGCTATATCGCCACCGACGTGTACGCCCGCTACTACCGGATGACTGGACATAACGTCCTGCACGCGTTGGGTTTCGACGCCTTCGGGCTGCCCGCCGAGCAATACGCCGTGCAAACCGGCACCCACCCCCGCACCCGGACCGAGGCCAACGTCGTGAACTTCCGGCGTCAACTGGGCCGGCTGGGCCTGGGCCACGACAGCCGGCGCAGCTTCTCGACCACCGACGTCGAGTTCTACAAGTGGACGCAGTGGATCTTCCTGCAGATCTACAACGCCTGGTTCGACACCTCGGCCCGCAAGGCGCGCCCGATCGCCGAGCTCATCGCCGAATTCGACTCGGGCGCAAGGAGGCTCGAGGACGGACGGGACTGGGCCGCGCTGTCGGTGGGGGAGCGCGCCGACGTGATCGACAGCCACCGACTGGTCTACCGCGCGGACTCGATGGTGAATTGGTGTCCCGGTCTAGGCACGGTGCTGGCGAACGAAGAGGTCACCGCGGATGGCCGTAGCGATCGCGGCAACTTCCCCGTGTTCCGGAAGCGGTTGCGGCAGTGGATGATGCGTATCACCGCCTACGCCGACCGCCTGCTCGACGACCTGGAACTGCTTGACTGGCCGGATCCGGTCAAGACCATGCAACGCAACTGGATCGGCCGCTCCACCGGCACCCGGGCGCTGTTCGCGGCGATCAACGCCGGCGGCGAGACGGTCGACATCGAGGTGTTCACCACCCGGCCGGACACCATGTTCGGCGCCACCTACCTGGTGCTGGCTCCCGAGCACGACCTGGTCGACGGCCTGATCGCCGCCGGCTGGCCGGAGGGGACCGACGCGCGGTGGACCTACGGGGCCGCGACGCCGGGCGAGGCGGTCGCCGCCTACCGGCAGGCGATCGCGGCGAAGTCGGACCTCGAGCGTCAAGAGAACAGGGACAAGACCGGCGTGTTCCTGGGTAGCTACGCGACGAACCCCGCCAACGGCAAGCCGGTACCGATCTTCATCGCCGACTACGTGTTGGCCGGCTACGGCACCGGCGCCATCATGGCGGTCCCCGGCCACGACCAGCGCGACTGGGACTTCGCCCGGGAGCTCGGGCTGCCGATCGTGGAAGTCATTGCGGGAGGAGATATCTCGGAGGCCGCATACCCCGGTGACGGTGTTCTGGTCAATTCCGGTTACCTCGACGGAATGGACGTGCCCGCGGCGAAGGAGGCGATCACCGCCCGCCTGGAGGCGGACGGCCGCGGCTGGGCGCGGATCGAATTCAAGCTGCGGGACTGGCTTTTCGCCCGGCAGCGCTACTGGGGTGAGCCGTTTCCGATCGTCTACGACGGCGACGGACGCGCCCACGCGCTCGACGAGGCTGCGCTGCCCGTCGAGCTGCCCGACGTGCCCGACTATTCGCCGGTGCTGTTCGACCCCGACGACGCGGACAGCGAGCCGTCGCCACCACTGGCCAAGGCGACGGGGTGGGTGCATGTCGACCTGGACCTCGGCGACGGCCTGCAGCCCTACACCCGCGACACCAACGTGATGCCGCAGTGGGCCGGCAGCTCCTGGTACGAACTGCGATACACCGATCCGCACAACTCGGAACGGTTGTGCGCCAAGGAAAATGAAGCTTACTGGATGGGACCGCGACCGGACGAGCACGGCCCGCAGGATCCCGGCGGCGTCGACCTCTACGTGGGAGGCGCCGAGCACGCGGTGCTGCACCTGCTGTACGCCCGGTTCTGGCACAAGGTTTTATACGACCTGGGCCACGTCAGTTCCCGGGAGCCGTACCGCCGCCTGGTCAACCAGGGTTACATTCAGGCCTTCGCCTACACCGACTCGCGCGGGTCTTACGTTCCGGCCGACGAGGTGCTCGAGCGCGGCGGCCGCTTTTTCTACCGGGGTCCGGACGGCGAGATCGAGGTCTTCCAGGAATTCGGCAAAATCGGCAAGAGCCTGAAGAACTCGATCTCGCCCGATGAGATCTGCGACGAGTACGGCGCCGACACGCTGCGGGTGTACGAGATGTCGATGGGTCCGCTGGAGGCCTCCCGCCCATGGGCCACCAAGGACGTCGTCGGGGCGCACCGCTTCCTGCAACGTGTGTGGCGCCTCGTGGTCGACGAGCAGACCGGCGAGACGCGGGTAGTCGATGTGGCAGGGGAGCAGGAGCTCGACGTCAACACCCTGCGAGCGTTGCACCGCACCATCGCGGGAGTGTCGGAAGACTATGCCGCACTGCGCAACAACACTGCGGCCGCCAAACTGATCGAGTACACCAACCACCTCACCAAAGAGCACCGCGACGCGGTGCCGCGGGCGGCGGCCGAGCCGCTGGTGCTGATGTTGGCGCCGCTGGCGCCGCACATGGCCGAGGAGCTATGGCTGCGGTTGGGCCACACCACGTCGCTGGCGCATGGCCCGTTCCCGGAGGCCGACCCGGCCTACCTGGTCGACGACAGCGTCGAATACCCCGTCCAGGTGAACGGCAAGGTGCGGGGGCGAGTAGTGGTGGCCGCCGACGCCGATCAGGACACCCTGAAGGCCGCGGCGTTGTCGGACGAAAAGGTTCGGGCATTCCTGGCCGGAGCCAACCCGCGCAAGGTCATCGTGGTCCCGGGCCGGCTGGTCAACCTGGTCGTCTAG
- a CDS encoding amino acid ABC transporter ATP-binding protein — protein MSVAAAGRAPVSLAAKDIHQTLGGNKVLRGVDFEAPAGTTVAVIGPSGSGKSTLLRTLNRLHEPDSGDILLDGRSVLRDDPNELRQRIGMVFQQFNLFPHLSVLKNVAMAPRKLRHLPADQARELALAQLERVGLKHKADARPGMLSGGQQQRVAIARALAMAPQVMFFDEATSALDPETVKGILQLIADLGADGMTMIVVTHEMGFARSASDTVVFMDRGKVVESGAPDQIFEAARTERLQRFLSQVL, from the coding sequence GTGAGCGTCGCCGCTGCGGGACGTGCGCCGGTATCGCTGGCCGCCAAAGACATTCACCAAACTCTGGGCGGAAACAAGGTGCTGCGCGGCGTTGACTTCGAGGCGCCCGCCGGCACCACCGTCGCCGTCATCGGGCCGTCCGGCTCCGGCAAGTCGACGCTGCTGCGCACCTTGAACCGATTGCACGAACCCGATAGCGGCGACATCTTGCTGGACGGCCGATCGGTGTTGCGCGACGACCCCAACGAGCTGCGCCAGCGCATCGGCATGGTGTTCCAGCAATTCAACCTCTTCCCGCATCTGAGCGTGCTGAAAAACGTTGCGATGGCGCCGCGCAAGTTGCGGCACCTGCCCGCCGACCAGGCCCGCGAGCTGGCGCTGGCTCAGTTGGAGCGAGTTGGCCTGAAGCACAAGGCCGATGCGCGGCCCGGCATGCTGTCCGGCGGCCAACAACAACGGGTGGCGATCGCCCGGGCGCTGGCCATGGCCCCGCAGGTGATGTTTTTCGACGAGGCGACGTCGGCGCTGGATCCCGAAACGGTGAAAGGAATTCTGCAACTCATCGCCGACCTCGGTGCCGACGGTATGACCATGATCGTGGTCACTCACGAAATGGGTTTTGCCCGCTCGGCATCCGACACCGTTGTCTTCATGGATCGCGGCAAGGTCGTGGAATCCGGGGCGCCGGACCAGATTTTCGAAGCCGCGCGGACCGAACGGCTACAGCGATTCTTGTCCCAGGTACTTTGA
- a CDS encoding GntR family transcriptional regulator codes for MPKKYGVKEKDLVVSHILHLLLTGKLRTGDRVDRNEIALGLGVSRVPIQEALVQLEHDGIVSTRYHRGAFVERFDEATVLEHHELEGLLNGIASARAATSPTPRILGRLDALMRSLRAAKDSRTFCDIAAEYRQTINDEYAGPRLHATIRASQNLVPRVFWLIYQGSREEMLPFYEDETAAINRRDPEAARAACVGRSYLMAQTMLAELSRRRVFTAPDEVIPVVPGPLEGLDDAEPVGVEPSLAL; via the coding sequence ATGCCGAAGAAATACGGGGTCAAAGAAAAGGACCTGGTTGTTTCGCACATCCTTCACCTCTTGCTGACGGGAAAGTTGCGCACCGGCGACCGCGTCGATCGCAATGAGATCGCGTTGGGACTGGGAGTGAGCCGCGTCCCCATTCAAGAGGCGCTGGTTCAGCTCGAACACGACGGCATTGTCTCCACCCGCTATCACCGTGGGGCGTTCGTCGAGCGATTCGACGAAGCCACCGTCCTCGAGCATCACGAGCTCGAGGGCCTGCTCAACGGCATCGCGTCCGCGCGCGCGGCCACTAGTCCCACCCCGAGGATCCTGGGTCGGCTCGACGCCCTGATGCGATCGCTGCGCGCCGCGAAGGATTCGCGGACCTTTTGCGACATCGCCGCGGAATACCGGCAAACGATCAACGACGAATACGCCGGCCCGCGACTGCACGCGACGATCCGCGCCTCGCAAAACCTGGTCCCCCGGGTGTTCTGGCTGATCTATCAAGGCAGCCGCGAGGAAATGCTGCCGTTCTACGAAGACGAGACGGCCGCGATCAACCGGCGCGACCCCGAGGCGGCACGGGCCGCGTGCGTCGGCCGCTCCTACCTGATGGCCCAGACCATGCTGGCCGAACTTTCCCGGCGCAGAGTGTTCACCGCGCCCGACGAGGTGATCCCGGTCGTCCCCGGACCGCTCGAGGGACTCGACGACGCCGAACCCGTGGGCGTCGAGCCGTCGCTGGCCCTATAG
- a CDS encoding sugar phosphate isomerase/epimerase family protein — MAGPHHRLSVHNVTFHGESLAELEAHWAALGVSRLSILDSQLLEPNFPMLLHGNAYAVEAVYHLFAGGRLSSDSHAARDALSAVIDAAAAVGARTVYLLTGGRGDLTWAQAADRFCAMVAPCVAQAEAAGVALAIENASSLYADIHLAHTLRDTVTLAEMGGLGVCIDVFHCWAEGDVEAMVQRALPRTSLIQLSDYVLGDRALPARAVPGDGTIPLEAFVAQALAGGYSHGFDLELIGPRIDREGHLESARRACGVLSAMLERLGA, encoded by the coding sequence CTTCCACGGTGAGTCCCTGGCCGAACTGGAAGCTCATTGGGCGGCGCTTGGTGTCTCCCGGCTGAGCATCCTGGACAGCCAGCTGCTCGAACCGAACTTCCCAATGTTGTTGCACGGCAACGCATATGCCGTGGAGGCCGTCTACCACCTGTTCGCCGGTGGCCGGCTGTCCAGCGACTCGCACGCCGCGCGTGATGCGCTGTCGGCTGTGATCGACGCCGCTGCCGCAGTCGGCGCCCGCACCGTCTATTTGCTGACCGGCGGGCGCGGCGACCTCACGTGGGCGCAGGCCGCCGACCGATTTTGCGCGATGGTCGCGCCCTGCGTGGCGCAGGCCGAGGCGGCCGGGGTGGCGCTGGCCATCGAGAATGCGTCCAGCCTCTACGCCGACATCCACCTTGCCCACACCCTGCGCGACACCGTCACGCTGGCCGAGATGGGCGGCCTGGGTGTCTGCATCGACGTGTTCCACTGTTGGGCTGAGGGGGATGTCGAGGCTATGGTGCAGCGGGCGTTACCGCGCACGTCGCTGATCCAGCTGAGCGACTATGTGCTCGGCGACCGGGCGTTGCCGGCCAGGGCGGTGCCGGGCGACGGCACGATTCCGCTCGAGGCGTTCGTCGCCCAAGCGCTCGCCGGCGGCTACTCCCACGGTTTCGACCTGGAACTGATCGGTCCCCGGATCGACCGCGAGGGGCATCTGGAATCCGCCCGGCGCGCATGTGGTGTCCTCAGCGCGATGCTCGAGAGGCTGGGTGCGTGA
- a CDS encoding ABC transporter substrate-binding protein/permease, with protein sequence MNARADRRTLRRGRLFGLTATTVLVCCMALGGLAVPAAADWNQCAPAGLDSARALPKDLTESQPTPEEDRDTTNSVEPLSAVDVGALRLGIPGVLTVGTLSDAPPNICINPTGEFSGFDNLLLRAIADKLHLQVRFVSTDFSALLAQVASRRFDVGSASVKATERRRHTVAFTNGYDFGFYSLVVPPGSPIHKFSDLAAGQRIGVVQGTVEESYVVDTLHLQPVKYPGFATLYASLKTRQIDAWVAPGTLASTVIRPGDPAVTVANTYSAGNFVAYAVAKENQPLIDALNSALDAVIADGTWAKLYCQWVPRSLPPGWKPGSKAAPVPSLPDFAAIAASRHGAPTGQAAPKSTLAQLRDSFFDWDMYRQAIPVLFTTGLPNTLILTNSAIVIGLALGMVLAMAGISHRRWLRWPARVYTDIFRGLPEVVIILLIGMGIGPLVGGLTNKNPYPLGIAALGLMAAAYIGEILRSGIQSVDPGQLEASRALGFSYTAAMRLVVVPQGIRRVLPALVNQFIGLLKASALVYFLGLIADQRELFQVGRDLNAQTGSLSPLVAAGLFYLILTIPLTHLVNYIDARLRRGRGAPDPDDNSSLLATTFGQEIT encoded by the coding sequence ATGAACGCGCGCGCGGACCGGCGCACCCTGCGTCGCGGCAGGCTGTTCGGACTCACCGCGACCACGGTGTTGGTGTGCTGCATGGCATTAGGCGGGCTCGCCGTGCCCGCCGCTGCCGATTGGAACCAATGCGCGCCGGCCGGTTTGGACAGCGCAAGGGCCCTGCCCAAAGATCTGACCGAGTCCCAGCCCACGCCCGAGGAAGACCGGGACACGACCAATTCCGTGGAACCGCTCAGCGCTGTCGACGTCGGCGCGCTGCGCCTGGGCATTCCGGGCGTGCTGACGGTGGGGACGCTGTCGGACGCCCCGCCCAACATCTGCATCAATCCCACCGGCGAATTCAGCGGCTTCGACAACCTGCTGCTGCGCGCCATCGCCGACAAGCTGCACCTGCAGGTCCGCTTTGTCAGCACGGACTTCTCCGCGCTACTCGCCCAAGTGGCGTCCCGGCGCTTCGACGTCGGATCGGCGTCGGTGAAAGCCACCGAGCGGCGCCGTCACACCGTCGCGTTCACCAACGGCTACGACTTCGGCTTCTATTCGCTGGTGGTGCCGCCCGGTTCGCCGATCCACAAGTTCAGCGACCTGGCGGCCGGCCAGCGCATCGGTGTCGTCCAGGGCACCGTCGAGGAGTCTTACGTCGTCGACACCCTGCATCTGCAACCGGTGAAGTATCCGGGCTTCGCGACCCTGTATGCCAGCCTGAAGACCCGGCAGATCGACGCGTGGGTGGCGCCCGGAACCCTCGCCTCGACCGTCATTCGACCGGGCGATCCGGCGGTGACCGTCGCGAACACTTACAGCGCAGGCAATTTCGTGGCCTACGCGGTCGCCAAGGAGAACCAGCCACTGATCGATGCGCTGAACTCCGCGCTGGACGCGGTGATCGCCGACGGCACCTGGGCGAAGCTGTACTGCCAATGGGTCCCGCGTAGCCTGCCGCCGGGCTGGAAACCCGGGTCCAAGGCCGCGCCCGTCCCAAGCCTGCCGGATTTCGCCGCGATCGCCGCCAGCCGGCATGGCGCGCCGACGGGTCAAGCCGCGCCCAAGTCGACGCTGGCCCAGTTGCGTGACTCGTTCTTCGACTGGGACATGTACCGCCAGGCCATTCCGGTCCTGTTCACGACGGGCCTACCAAACACGTTGATCCTGACCAACAGCGCCATCGTGATCGGCTTGGCGCTCGGAATGGTGCTGGCCATGGCGGGCATCTCGCATCGGCGCTGGCTGCGCTGGCCGGCGCGGGTTTACACGGACATCTTCCGTGGCCTTCCCGAAGTGGTGATCATTCTGCTGATCGGAATGGGCATCGGGCCGTTGGTCGGTGGACTGACGAACAAGAATCCCTATCCCTTAGGTATTGCCGCGTTGGGATTGATGGCGGCGGCCTACATCGGCGAAATCCTCCGCTCCGGAATACAAAGTGTGGACCCCGGCCAGTTGGAGGCCTCGCGGGCCCTGGGATTCAGCTATACGGCCGCGATGCGGCTGGTGGTGGTGCCGCAGGGCATCCGACGGGTACTGCCGGCGCTGGTCAATCAGTTCATCGGGTTGTTGAAGGCGTCGGCTTTGGTGTACTTCCTCGGCCTGATCGCCGATCAACGGGAGTTGTTCCAGGTGGGCCGGGATTTGAATGCCCAAACCGGGAGCCTGTCCCCGCTGGTGGCGGCCGGTCTGTTCTACCTGATACTGACCATTCCGTTAACGCATTTGGTGAATTACATCGACGCGCGCCTGCGCCGCGGTCGAGGCGCCCCCGACCCCGATGACAATTCCAGCTTGCTCGCCACCACGTTCGGCCAGGAGATCACGTGA
- a CDS encoding SDR family oxidoreductase translates to MPTALITGAGGGIGSAIATALAPTHTLLLAGRPSDRLDAVAQRLGSTTFPLDLTDSGDIEAACEIVDELDVLVHNAGVSIPGHVAESNVDEWRATFAVNVLGPVELTLALLPALRQAHGQVVFINSGAGRNVSPGMASYSASKFALRAFADSLRADEPELRVTTVYPGRTDSEMQRELVEYEGGTYDPSKFLRPETVAVAVANVVATPPDGHVHEVVLRPTGR, encoded by the coding sequence ATGCCCACTGCACTCATCACCGGCGCCGGTGGCGGCATCGGTTCCGCGATCGCCACGGCGTTGGCGCCCACCCACACCCTGCTGCTGGCCGGTCGGCCGTCCGACCGGCTCGACGCCGTCGCGCAGCGGCTCGGGTCGACGACGTTTCCACTGGACCTGACCGACTCCGGTGATATCGAGGCCGCCTGCGAGATCGTGGACGAACTCGACGTGCTGGTGCACAACGCCGGCGTGTCGATCCCCGGTCATGTGGCCGAGTCCAACGTCGACGAGTGGCGCGCCACCTTTGCCGTCAATGTGCTAGGGCCGGTGGAACTTACGTTGGCGTTGCTACCTGCGCTGCGGCAGGCGCACGGTCAGGTGGTGTTCATCAACTCCGGGGCGGGCCGCAACGTTTCGCCCGGCATGGCCTCGTACTCGGCCAGCAAGTTCGCGCTGCGCGCCTTCGCCGACTCGCTGCGCGCCGACGAGCCCGAGCTGCGGGTGACCACGGTCTACCCCGGCCGCACGGACAGCGAGATGCAACGCGAGCTCGTCGAGTACGAGGGCGGGACGTACGACCCCAGCAAGTTCCTCCGGCCCGAAACTGTCGCGGTCGCGGTCGCCAACGTGGTGGCTACGCCCCCAGACGGCCACGTCCACGAGGTGGTGCTGCGGCCCACGGGCCGGTGA
- a CDS encoding LLM class F420-dependent oxidoreductase, whose protein sequence is MQSGLPIRVGVQLQPQHAPQYGQIRDAVRRCEDIGVDIAFNWDHFFPLYGDPDGAHFECWTMLGAWAEQTSRIQIGALVTCNSYRNPELLADMARTVDHISDGRLVLGIGSGWKQKDYDEYGYHFGTAGSRLDDLAGALPRIKARLAKLNPLPNRDIPILIGGGGERKTLRLVAQYADMWHSFTSADEFPAKSEVLARHCADVGRDPASIERSAAVQHRGDLVGNAETLVGLGVTLLTVACDGPDYDLGAAEALCRWRDSR, encoded by the coding sequence ATGCAATCAGGCCTCCCCATCCGCGTCGGTGTGCAACTGCAGCCGCAGCACGCGCCGCAATACGGACAAATCCGTGACGCCGTGCGTCGCTGCGAGGACATCGGCGTCGACATCGCGTTCAACTGGGACCACTTCTTCCCCCTTTACGGGGATCCCGACGGCGCGCATTTCGAATGCTGGACCATGCTCGGGGCGTGGGCCGAGCAGACATCGCGCATTCAGATCGGCGCGCTGGTCACCTGCAACTCCTACCGGAATCCCGAGTTGCTGGCCGACATGGCCCGCACGGTCGACCACATCTCTGACGGCCGCCTCGTGCTGGGGATCGGCTCGGGCTGGAAGCAGAAGGACTACGACGAATACGGCTACCACTTCGGCACCGCGGGCAGCCGTCTGGACGACCTGGCCGGCGCGCTCCCCCGCATCAAGGCCCGGCTGGCCAAGCTGAATCCGCTGCCGAACCGCGACATCCCGATCCTGATCGGCGGCGGCGGCGAGCGTAAGACGCTACGGCTGGTCGCCCAATACGCCGACATGTGGCACAGCTTCACCTCCGCCGACGAGTTCCCGGCCAAGTCAGAGGTGCTGGCCCGGCACTGCGCCGACGTCGGCCGCGACCCGGCGAGCATCGAACGTTCGGCGGCCGTGCAGCACCGCGGCGACCTGGTAGGCAATGCCGAGACGCTCGTCGGCCTCGGTGTCACGCTGTTGACGGTTGCCTGTGACGGTCCGGATTACGACCTCGGCGCGGCCGAAGCGCTGTGCCGGTGGCGCGATAGTCGTTGA
- a CDS encoding alpha/beta fold hydrolase: MAEISEDVLDGLSEFALLGENAEQAGVTGPLPDVQRVEAGDGEGKISALRWGATPPRIVFLHGGGQNAHTWDTVIVGLGEPALAVDLPGHGHSAWREDGDYSPQLNADALLPALREHAPNADLVVGMSLGGLTAIRLAAVAPELVDELVLIDVTPSALQRHSEMTKEQQGTVALMHGEREFESFQAMLDLTIAAAPHREVTALRRGVFHNSRRLDNGTWTWRYDVIRKFPDFDVLWDDVDRLSAPITLIRGGNSGFVSDDDAAELRRRTRHFRTAHVVENAGHSVQSDQPRALIDLLRGVLEAR; encoded by the coding sequence GTGGCCGAAATCTCCGAAGACGTACTGGATGGACTCTCTGAATTCGCGCTGTTGGGCGAGAACGCCGAGCAAGCCGGTGTCACCGGCCCGCTGCCCGATGTGCAACGCGTCGAGGCGGGCGACGGGGAGGGCAAGATCAGCGCGCTGCGCTGGGGCGCCACTCCCCCGCGGATCGTCTTCCTGCACGGCGGCGGTCAGAACGCGCACACCTGGGACACCGTCATCGTCGGCCTCGGCGAGCCCGCGCTGGCCGTCGACCTGCCCGGGCACGGCCATTCGGCGTGGCGCGAGGACGGCGACTACTCGCCGCAGCTCAACGCCGACGCCCTGTTGCCGGCGCTGCGCGAGCACGCCCCAAACGCCGATCTTGTCGTGGGCATGTCGCTGGGCGGGTTGACCGCGATACGGCTGGCCGCCGTGGCGCCCGAACTCGTCGACGAACTGGTCCTCATCGACGTCACACCGTCGGCGCTGCAGCGGCACTCGGAGATGACCAAAGAACAGCAGGGCACGGTGGCGTTGATGCATGGGGAGCGCGAATTCGAAAGCTTCCAAGCGATGCTGGACCTGACGATCGCCGCGGCGCCGCATCGCGAGGTGACGGCGCTGCGCCGCGGCGTCTTTCACAACTCGCGGCGGCTGGACAACGGCACGTGGACGTGGCGCTACGACGTCATCCGCAAGTTCCCCGACTTCGACGTCCTCTGGGACGACGTGGACAGGTTGTCCGCGCCCATCACCCTCATCCGCGGCGGCAACTCCGGATTCGTCAGCGACGACGATGCCGCCGAATTACGGCGTCGAACAAGGCATTTCCGTACCGCACACGTCGTCGAGAATGCCGGCCACTCCGTGCAAAGCGACCAGCCCCGCGCCCTGATCGACCTGCTGCGCGGGGTGCTGGAGGCGCGCTGA
- a CDS encoding MarR family winged helix-turn-helix transcriptional regulator, with product MADSESTAADVTELAEGLHRALSKLFSILRRGDPSGTAAAGELTLAQLSILVTLLDQGPIRMTDLAAHERVRTPTTTVAIRRLEKLGLVKRSRDPSDLRAVLVDITPRGRAVHGESLANRRASLAAMLSQLPPSDLGILMQALAPLERLGCGEPTAGPAGAPPACKEA from the coding sequence ATGGCGGACAGCGAATCCACCGCGGCCGACGTCACCGAGCTTGCGGAAGGTTTGCACCGTGCGCTGTCCAAATTGTTTTCGATTCTGCGGCGCGGGGACCCCAGCGGCACGGCGGCCGCGGGCGAACTGACGTTGGCGCAACTGTCGATTCTGGTCACCCTGCTGGACCAAGGGCCGATTCGGATGACCGACCTCGCGGCCCACGAACGGGTGCGCACGCCCACCACCACCGTGGCGATCCGCCGGCTGGAAAAGCTGGGGCTGGTGAAACGCTCGCGCGACCCGTCCGACCTGCGGGCGGTGCTGGTCGACATCACCCCGCGCGGGCGTGCCGTTCACGGCGAGTCGCTGGCCAACCGGCGCGCCTCGCTGGCCGCGATGCTCAGTCAGCTACCCCCGTCCGACCTCGGTATCCTGATGCAGGCGCTGGCGCCGCTGGAGCGGCTGGGCTGCGGCGAACCGACCGCGGGCCCCGCGGGTGCGCCGCCGGCGTGTAAAGAGGCATGA